The following are encoded together in the Cervus elaphus chromosome 30, mCerEla1.1, whole genome shotgun sequence genome:
- the LOC122686918 gene encoding nucleolar protein of 40 kDa isoform X3 yields MSSCRVDKPSEIVDVGDKVWVKLIGREMKNDRIKVSLSMKVVNQGTGKDLDPNNVIIEQEERRRRSFQDYTGQKITLEAVLNTTCKKCGCKGHFAKDCFMQPGGTKYSLIPDEEEEKEETKSAEFEKPDPTRNSSRKRKKEKKKKKHRDRKSSDSDSSDSESDTGKRARYTSKDSKAAKKKKKKKKHKKKHKE; encoded by the coding sequence ATGTCATCCTGTCGCGTGGATAAGCCCTCTGAGATAGTAGATGTTGGAGACAAAGTGTGGGTGAAACTTATTGGCCGAGAGATGAAAAATGATAGGATAAAAGTATCCCTCTCCATGAAGGTTGTCAACCAAGGGACTGGGAAGGACCTTGATCCCAACAACGTTATCATTGAGCAAGAAGAGAGGCGGAGGCGGTCCTTCCAGGATTACACTGGGCAGAAGATCACCCTTGAGGCTGTCCTGAACACCACCTGCAAGAAGTGTGGCTGTAAAGGCCACTTTGCAAAGGATTGTTTCATGCAACCAGGTGGGACCAAGTACTCTCTGATACCcgatgaggaagaggagaaagaagagacaaaGTCAGCAGAGTTTGAAAAGCCTGACCCCACGAGAAATTcttctagaaaaagaaagaaggaaaagaagaaaaagaaacatagagACAGGAAGTCATCTGACTCTGACAGCTCAGACTCTGAGAGTGATACAGGCAAGAGGGCAAGGTACACATCAAAGGACAGCAAGGcagcaaagaagaagaaaaagaagaagaagcacaAGAAGAAGCACAAGGAGTGA
- the LOC122686918 gene encoding nucleolar protein of 40 kDa isoform X2 — translation MNSGRPETMENLPALYTIFQGEVAMVTDYGAFIKIPGCQKQGLVHRTHMSSCRVDKPSEIVDVGDKVWVKLIGREMKNDRIKVSLSMKVVNQGTGKDLDPNNVIIEQEERRRRSFQDYTGQKITLEAVLNTTCKKCGCKGGTKYSLIPDEEEEKEETKSAEFEKPDPTRNSSRKRKKEKKKKKHRDRKSSDSDSSDSESDTGKRARYTSKDSKAAKKKKKKKKHKKKHKE, via the exons ATGAATTCAGGAAGACCCGAGACCATGGAGAACTTGCCTGCTCTCTACACTATTTTCCAAGGAGAGGTTGCTATGGTCACAGACTATGGAGCCTTTATCAAAATCCCAGGCTGTCAGAAGCAAGGTCTGGTCCATCGAACTCACATGTCATCCTGTCGCGTGGATAAGCCCTCTGAGATAGTAGATGTTGGAGACAAAGTGTGGGTGAAACTTATTGGCCGAGAGATGAAAAATGATAGGATAAAAGTATCCCTCTCCATGAAGGTTGTCAACCAAGGGACTGGGAAGGACCTTGATCCCAACAACGTTATCATTGAGCAAGAAGAGAGGCGGAGGCGGTCCTTCCAGGATTACACTGGGCAGAAGATCACCCTTGAGGCTGTCCTGAACACCACCTGCAAGAAGTGTGGCTGTAAAG GTGGGACCAAGTACTCTCTGATACCcgatgaggaagaggagaaagaagagacaaaGTCAGCAGAGTTTGAAAAGCCTGACCCCACGAGAAATTcttctagaaaaagaaagaaggaaaagaagaaaaagaaacatagagACAGGAAGTCATCTGACTCTGACAGCTCAGACTCTGAGAGTGATACAGGCAAGAGGGCAAGGTACACATCAAAGGACAGCAAGGcagcaaagaagaagaaaaagaagaagaagcacaAGAAGAAGCACAAGGAGTGA
- the LOC122686918 gene encoding nucleolar protein of 40 kDa isoform X1: MNSGRPETMENLPALYTIFQGEVAMVTDYGAFIKIPGCQKQGLVHRTHMSSCRVDKPSEIVDVGDKVWVKLIGREMKNDRIKVSLSMKVVNQGTGKDLDPNNVIIEQEERRRRSFQDYTGQKITLEAVLNTTCKKCGCKGHFAKDCFMQPGGTKYSLIPDEEEEKEETKSAEFEKPDPTRNSSRKRKKEKKKKKHRDRKSSDSDSSDSESDTGKRARYTSKDSKAAKKKKKKKKHKKKHKE; encoded by the coding sequence ATGAATTCAGGAAGACCCGAGACCATGGAGAACTTGCCTGCTCTCTACACTATTTTCCAAGGAGAGGTTGCTATGGTCACAGACTATGGAGCCTTTATCAAAATCCCAGGCTGTCAGAAGCAAGGTCTGGTCCATCGAACTCACATGTCATCCTGTCGCGTGGATAAGCCCTCTGAGATAGTAGATGTTGGAGACAAAGTGTGGGTGAAACTTATTGGCCGAGAGATGAAAAATGATAGGATAAAAGTATCCCTCTCCATGAAGGTTGTCAACCAAGGGACTGGGAAGGACCTTGATCCCAACAACGTTATCATTGAGCAAGAAGAGAGGCGGAGGCGGTCCTTCCAGGATTACACTGGGCAGAAGATCACCCTTGAGGCTGTCCTGAACACCACCTGCAAGAAGTGTGGCTGTAAAGGCCACTTTGCAAAGGATTGTTTCATGCAACCAGGTGGGACCAAGTACTCTCTGATACCcgatgaggaagaggagaaagaagagacaaaGTCAGCAGAGTTTGAAAAGCCTGACCCCACGAGAAATTcttctagaaaaagaaagaaggaaaagaagaaaaagaaacatagagACAGGAAGTCATCTGACTCTGACAGCTCAGACTCTGAGAGTGATACAGGCAAGAGGGCAAGGTACACATCAAAGGACAGCAAGGcagcaaagaagaagaaaaagaagaagaagcacaAGAAGAAGCACAAGGAGTGA